The region tgtgtgtgtgcgtgtgtgtctgtccaaagaaaaacatgtttctccaaAGTAGTTCCCCTACAAGAGAAGGACAAAACCTCATTAACTTttcattaactttttttttggagcatttctattggtccattcaccatGGCATTTTCACAAAGTGTCAGTGACAGCAGCTGTGTTCACAAGATGCAGTAAAAATGGAGGTACATGCTTTTCTCTGGACAGAGACATCATGGTGATTTTGGACTGTCCATCAGTCTAGctgaatatctctctctctctctctctctctctttctctctatctctaggCGTTAAACCCTTCCATGACAATGCATCGCACAACAAGGATCAAGATCACTGAACTCAACCCTCACCTGATGTGTGTCCTTTGTGGGGGGTACTTCATTGATGCCACCACAATCATAGAATGCCTGCATTCTTGTAAGTACCTGCTCAACACCTGCTTCCACCAGGTTCAGTCACACCTCACCTGATGACTCCTGTTCTCTCCTTTGATTCATCAGTCTGTAAAATGTGCATTGTCCGGTACCTTGAGACCAGTAAGTACTGCCCCATATGTGACGTCCAGGTGCACAAAACAAAGCCCCTTCTCAACATAAGGTGAGCCATGATCCATTTTTTCCCCATCACTCCCTTAGTGAATGTATTGAGGAAGAGGAATGATGTCTGATAAGCACGTAGTTTTTCATATCTCCTGTGGTTTCTGTTGTAAAAGAATCAGCCATAACTACTCTAAATAACCTGTAGTCTATCCCTATATCTACTGTATGTATTGATATTGTGGCCATTATAACAGACACAGTAAACTGTATCCAAAGGACTCCGATGTTAAATgagaatattaaatataaacttGGAAGTATTGCGTATAGTAAATAAAACCTTTGATTCTGCAGTTGCTGCTCAGATAAAAATGTACACAACTAAGTGGGTGTTTTCCACTCTCTCAGGTCAGACAAAACTCTCCAGGACATCGTGTACAAATTGGTTCCAGGGCTCTTCAAAAGTAAGCGACATTAAATACCAGGGGTAGACATTTGGACAAAGATGTAAAACTGTTCAGTGACAATATCCCTCTTCTCCTCACTTAGAGCTCttcctttcctttctttcttgcAGATGAAATGAAACGGAGGAGAGATTTCTATGCTGAACATCCATCAGTAGATAGTACattattttttacttgtttattaaCAGTTTACAtgctattattatttaatagaTACATCTATAAacacctacctacctacctacatatatatatatatttcaatggaagtcagtgtaaaactATTCATTTCCTTGTGCACTTCATTCGCTGTGAAATGTTCactgtgtgaaggacagctgctgtgtgtaAACTAtgtaatgatgtagtaaacttaaaacatgatacatttttatttttatttttatttttttttttatcatttttttccagCTGCTAATGGGTCCAATGAGGATCGTGGAGAGGTTGCAGACGAAGACAAGAGGATCATCACGGACGATGAGATTATCAGCCTCTCCATTGAGTTTTTTGACCCAAGGTGTGTATTTTCATCTGCTGCAAGCACAGTTTGTCCTTTGTATAATTTCAGGGCTTAattatttatgatttttattttaggcCGAGACAGCAAAGCAGCACAGAGGACAAACCGACAAAAGAAGAGGTGAGAGTATTTGCCCTGCTCCTAATGGagatcatttttaatattgtttaatattaaaagtAATCATCATGTTCAGATTATTAGTTCAGTTTAACTGTAACCGCATGCTCCAGTTTTTCCAGTTTGTTGAAAAGCCTGATGTTTGTACTACTCCTTTTCTGAGATGTGTTTCTgattggttctttccaaggtaAATAACAAGAGGTACTTACAGTGTCCCGCTGCTATGACTGTGATGCATTTGAGGAAATTTCTGCGAAGTAAGATGGATATTCCCTGTAGCTTCCAGGTGGGTTATTTTCCAGACTTTAATTCCTAGGGATTGGGGTGTTGTTGTAGTAGTTTGGCTTTCCAAAATTACACAGTTTACAATATTATTTCGCCATCTCTTCAGTTTGTGGTACATTGCACATTTTAAACCATGTTTCAGGGGATTTTCCTCTATTTCAGGAATCTGTGCCATAACAGGATGCCACTGTCTCTTCTGTCATTTTTCTGCAGATTGAAGTTATGTATGAGGACGAGCCGCTGAAAGATTACTACACATTAATGGACATTGCTTACATTTACACGTGGAGAAGGGTGAGAAATCTCAAGCAAATAATCGTTCACAATTTTATCTCCTGTTTTGACCTTGCTGTCAAATGCATTTTTAGcttagtggtgtgttagtgaaaACATCACACATCCCCTGGAATAACGTTGATTTTAAAAGTAAGAATTGTGTGGAAAAGCCATAGCACATTTTGTTTTCTATATAATTTTTCAGGGATTTTTAAACTTAGTTTTTCTACAATGTGCAGAAAATAccacaattttttaaatttccagTACTGTAAAAATCAATCTACATCTTTGTGATTTTATGGAACAATTTTTTCtttgtcagatttttttttcagactcaTGTTTAGAGAAGTTTTTTAAGgcaaacttatatatatatattaaagctGGCTCAGCTGTAATACTTTTCCTGTAATACTTAAGTTTCTGGAGggttttcactttttaaaaaataatagttATCTCTGTCTGCAAATTCCTTCAGCTCTGCCTTTATAAAGTAAAGAATAAGTGTGAAAATAAGCAGAGATCAAAAGAAAAGCGAAGAACCTAAATCAGCGGTCCTCAACTGGTCCCACCTTTTCTCATTATGTAGTGAGCCTTTTAAAAACCTCAAAATCAGTGTCTCATTCAGTCAAACGTTTGTCTTTGATcattgtggtgtgtgttgtgttgtcatGAACATGAGGTAGAGGTTGTATAAGCGCGTGCAGCATGTGTATTTATACTGTCATTGTACAGTAGCTCACGTTAATATCTGCTCGATGTTTCTAAGAACGGTCCTCTGCCGCTGAAGTACCGGGTGAGACCCAACTGTAAGAAGATGAAGCTCGCGCAGGTCCCGGATACCCTCCCGCGCTCGGAAAGCGACTCTTCCAGCGAGAAGGGCTCGAGTCCCGCGGGGGTTCCGTCCACCTCCTCCCCGCTGCAGTCCACTCGCTTCCCGCACCTCTCCGGTTCCATGAATGGGTCCTCGTCCATTCCCAGCGCCGCGCCTCAGTTCCCCTTCAGCGGCAAGGCGCGCAAACCCTCCCTCAACGGCTCCTCGACGTCATCCGGCTGATTCCGAGGGTTTCCGATGGATTTCGAGTGATTCCGAGATTCTGGGACTTCAAGACTCTGTGGCAAGAGTTTGTGCATCCCCTCCTCATCCCCAACACACCCCAGATTCCAAACTGAAATCATGTTGGGgttgtttctgtttcttttcttgAGTCGGATTTCCAAACAAACGTCATGCTGTTGTTATTTTCTGAGGACGCGTCCTCTACACTGTAAAGAGTGGCGATGACGAAAGAGGCATACTCtacattttattgatttatttagatATTTAGCTGTCTCCCCTCGTTGTGTCGACCAATAAATGACAAGCGGTTTTAAAGTGGCGAGTTCAGAAGGAACTGGTTATTTGACACTTCACAGAGCAAGAAGCTGACAACGTTTTGTTAGACGTCCCATAATCTCAGGGATTTAGCTCCGAGATAAACCAGGTGTAAAAGTGCAAAACACACGTGCACACTTTAGTGGAAGTCTTTAAGATTACTATTAATTTGACTGACTCTTTGAGGAACTGCTATGGAATATAAAGCGTGTCATTATTACAGCACAggccacatttttaaaataaaattattattattattactagtcgttttattttaatttagtaaataaacacaattttaaaacgtcattttaaatatattttagggAATGTGTGCTTATTTTGAAACCACCGTAGAAACTGACCGGGGGTGCGCAAACTTCAACACGTTTCCATGCCAACGCCGCATCTACGTAGCTGTGTTTATAGCTAAGGTTCTCGAGTTCTGAACGTGTACTGCACAGTGTAGCGTTAACATACACGAAGTGCCGTGTGTATTTCACTCACATCTGGAGTCGCGTTTGCAGAAtcgttttgtattttttttatttatattttttgtagaaaatacttttttttttttataacaaacacGTCCCTTTCCTTTGGCCCTCGTTTATCATTTATTTCCCCCTAAAAACCAAACTAATCCAGAAGGCGTTGCTTGTATTTTAAAACGTGTATGTTCTTAAAAAAAGCATGACTTTGACTTTGGTTTTGCCTTTTCTTTGGGTAGTTTAGGCCTGTACTAAACATTCCTGATTATATCCAGCTGCATTTACAGTGTATCAGATAAAACAGATCTATATATTTAGTTCCTTTTCAGAGAGAAGTGCGGTAAAGGCCTGTGTGTATTAGACGGATGTGAGGGTGAAGGTTGGAGGCTGAGTTGGGGCCGTCTGTGGTTCTCACGCGGACATATTTTGAGGAAAAACGCGTTGAACGACGCCGAAGAGTAAGACTCCTCATCCTCCATCCAACCAGCGCTCACCTCTTGGACAGCAGCCTCTGAATCCCAGTGTTCCTGTGTCTCCTGGTCGATTGTATGAGTGTCTGTTGTATTGTGACTGTtgaacagtataaaa is a window of Hoplias malabaricus isolate fHopMal1 chromosome 1, fHopMal1.hap1, whole genome shotgun sequence DNA encoding:
- the bmi1a gene encoding polycomb complex protein BMI-1-A isoform X1 — translated: MEALNPSMTMHRTTRIKITELNPHLMCVLCGGYFIDATTIIECLHSFCKMCIVRYLETSKYCPICDVQVHKTKPLLNIRSDKTLQDIVYKLVPGLFKNEMKRRRDFYAEHPSVDTANGSNEDRGEVADEDKRIITDDEIISLSIEFFDPRPRQQSSTEDKPTKEEVNNKRYLQCPAAMTVMHLRKFLRSKMDIPCSFQIEVMYEDEPLKDYYTLMDIAYIYTWRRNGPLPLKYRVRPNCKKMKLAQVPDTLPRSESDSSSEKGSSPAGVPSTSSPLQSTRFPHLSGSMNGSSSIPSAAPQFPFSGKARKPSLNGSSTSSG
- the bmi1a gene encoding polycomb complex protein BMI-1-A isoform X3, translating into MEALNPSMTMHRTTRIKITELNPHLMCVLCGGYFIDATTIIECLHSFCKMCIVRYLETSKYCPICDVQVHKTKPLLNIRSDKTLQDIVYKLVPGLFKNEMKRRRDFYAEHPSVDTANGSNEDRGEVADEDKRIITDDEIISLSIEFFDPRPRQQSSTEDKPTKEEVNNKRYLQCPAAMTVMHLRKFLRSKMDIPCSFQIEVMYEDEPLKDYYTLMDIAYIYTWRRFLFREKCGKGLCVLDGCEGEGWRLSWGRLWFSRGHILRKNALNDAEE
- the bmi1a gene encoding polycomb complex protein BMI-1-A isoform X2, yielding MTMHRTTRIKITELNPHLMCVLCGGYFIDATTIIECLHSFCKMCIVRYLETSKYCPICDVQVHKTKPLLNIRSDKTLQDIVYKLVPGLFKNEMKRRRDFYAEHPSVDTANGSNEDRGEVADEDKRIITDDEIISLSIEFFDPRPRQQSSTEDKPTKEEVNNKRYLQCPAAMTVMHLRKFLRSKMDIPCSFQIEVMYEDEPLKDYYTLMDIAYIYTWRRNGPLPLKYRVRPNCKKMKLAQVPDTLPRSESDSSSEKGSSPAGVPSTSSPLQSTRFPHLSGSMNGSSSIPSAAPQFPFSGKARKPSLNGSSTSSG